The following proteins come from a genomic window of Montipora foliosa isolate CH-2021 chromosome 2, ASM3666993v2, whole genome shotgun sequence:
- the LOC137991278 gene encoding uncharacterized protein has translation MEWTELHDLNLCKEVLVVEPWKHPYRSKERGDSWNEIANNLNASEHPTFKVSKRSVRDRLTLLQQKYKAKMRMEEAASGIDCQETKLDKALEEIIEKEKTATDARSLQDDNKKTEQAAAEEHCNRAVERLGETKKRNAEKQDEKAQTAKKGRRSTSEVVQFLKEKSERESVLRKEDLELRRKELSQKEDMMKMLAQQQQQQTQIMLCLLAKSQNKNS, from the coding sequence ATGGAGTGGACAGAACTTCATGACTTGAATCTTTGCAAAGAAGTTTTAGTTGTTGAACCTTGGAAACATCCTTACCGTAGTAAGGAAAGAGGAGATTCATGGAACGAAATAGCAAACAATTTAAATGCCTCTGAGCATCCTACGTTTAAAGTATCAAAGAGAAGTGTCAGAGACAGGTTGACATTActtcaacaaaagtacaaagcGAAAATGAGAATGGAGGAAGCTGCCTCTGGGATAGACTGTCAGGAAACAAAGCTAGACAAAGCGTTAGAAGAAATCatagaaaaagagaaaacggcCACGGATGCGAGAAGCCTGCAAGATGATAACAAGAAAACTGAACAGGCAGCAGCGGAGGAGCACTGCAACCGAGCGGTTGAGCGTTTGGGTGAAACCAAGAAAAGGAATGCTGAGAAACAAGACGAAAAAGCCCAGACAGCGAAGAAAGGAAGAAGATCGACGTCGGAAGTGGTGCAATTTCTGAAAGAAAAGTCAGAAAGAGAGAGTGTGCTGAGAAAGGAGGATTTGGAGTTGAGACGAAAGGAGCTGAGTCAAAAGGAGGATATGATGAAAATGCTAgcacaacaacagcagcagcagacTCAGATTAtgctttgtttgcttgcaaaaaGCCAAAATAAGAACAGTTAA